A single region of the Paraburkholderia sprentiae WSM5005 genome encodes:
- a CDS encoding ureidoglycolate lyase yields MKTLAIEPLTKEAFAAFGDVIELEGAKQIPINLGTTIRYHDLAKIDVTDEHGRTLINLFRGQPRTLPFEVKMLERHPLGSQAFVPLNDKPYLVVVAPAGKLDETKIRAFVTSGWQGVNYAKGVWHHPLIALGEVSDFIVVDRGGEGLNLHEQELAEPLWLTEDALSAVAV; encoded by the coding sequence ATGAAAACGCTGGCCATCGAACCGCTGACGAAAGAGGCATTCGCCGCGTTCGGCGACGTGATCGAACTCGAAGGCGCAAAGCAGATTCCGATCAACCTCGGCACGACGATTCGCTATCACGACCTCGCGAAAATCGACGTGACCGACGAGCACGGCCGCACGCTCATCAATCTGTTTCGTGGTCAGCCGCGCACGCTGCCGTTCGAAGTGAAGATGCTCGAGCGTCATCCGCTTGGCAGCCAGGCGTTCGTGCCGCTCAACGACAAGCCGTATCTGGTCGTCGTCGCGCCCGCGGGCAAGCTCGACGAGACGAAGATCCGCGCGTTCGTCACGAGTGGCTGGCAAGGCGTCAATTATGCGAAGGGCGTGTGGCACCATCCGCTGATCGCGTTGGGTGAGGTGAGCGACTTTATCGTCGTCGATCGTGGTGGGGAGGGGCTCAATCTGCACGAGCAGGAGCTGGCGGAGCCGCTGTGGCTCACGGAAGATGCGTTGAGCGCGGTGGCGGTTTGA
- the alc gene encoding allantoicase, whose translation MALPILDPNAPEFTRRYVNLADPRLGAQALEASDEFFAPKDRMLNPEPAVFIPGKYDDNGKWMDGWETRRKRTTGYDWCIVKLARPGVIKGVDLDTSHFTGNFPPAASVEAARVVDGEPNRSTQWTEIVRSTSLQGNSHHYLEVGDANAYTHLRVNLYPDGGIARLRVYGQPQVDWAGASRTEQFDLAAMENGAYLVGANNQHFGAASTLLMPGRGVNMGDGWETRRRREPGNDWAIVALAQPGVIRKIEVDTAHFKGNYPDRCSIQAAYVKGGTDSSLVTQAMFWPVLLGEQKLQMDKQHFFESEIAALGPVTHVRFNIYPDGGVSRLRLWGTLE comes from the coding sequence ATGGCACTTCCGATTCTCGACCCCAACGCACCCGAATTCACGCGCCGTTACGTGAACCTGGCGGACCCGCGCCTGGGCGCGCAGGCGCTCGAGGCCAGCGACGAATTCTTCGCGCCGAAGGACCGCATGCTGAATCCGGAACCGGCCGTCTTCATTCCAGGCAAGTACGACGACAACGGCAAGTGGATGGACGGCTGGGAAACGCGTCGCAAGCGCACGACCGGCTACGACTGGTGCATCGTCAAGCTCGCGCGGCCCGGCGTGATCAAGGGAGTCGATCTCGACACGAGCCACTTCACCGGCAACTTCCCGCCGGCGGCGTCGGTGGAGGCGGCGCGGGTCGTCGATGGCGAGCCGAACCGGTCGACGCAATGGACCGAGATCGTGCGGTCGACGAGCTTGCAGGGCAATAGCCACCACTACCTCGAAGTCGGCGACGCCAACGCGTACACGCATCTGCGCGTGAACCTCTATCCGGACGGCGGTATCGCGCGCCTGCGTGTGTACGGTCAGCCGCAGGTGGACTGGGCGGGCGCGAGCCGCACCGAGCAGTTCGATCTCGCGGCGATGGAAAACGGCGCGTATCTGGTCGGCGCGAACAACCAGCACTTCGGCGCAGCCTCGACGCTGCTGATGCCGGGCCGTGGCGTCAACATGGGCGACGGCTGGGAAACCCGGCGGCGTCGCGAGCCGGGCAACGACTGGGCGATCGTCGCGCTCGCGCAGCCGGGCGTGATCCGAAAGATCGAAGTCGACACCGCGCACTTCAAGGGCAACTATCCGGATCGCTGCTCGATCCAGGCGGCGTATGTGAAGGGCGGTACCGACAGCTCGCTCGTCACCCAGGCGATGTTCTGGCCGGTGCTGCTCGGCGAACAGAAACTGCAGATGGACAAGCAACATTTCTTCGAGAGCGAGATCGCGGCGCTCGGGCCCGTCACGCATGTGCGCTTCAACATCTATCCGGACGGCGGCGTGTCGCGTCTGCGTCTGTGGGGTACGCTCGAATGA
- the uraD gene encoding 2-oxo-4-hydroxy-4-carboxy-5-ureidoimidazoline decarboxylase: MKAMQYTLDQLNRISTDAFVAALSGIFEHSPWVAEIAAQQRPFASIDELHRTMSRIVETSGDDKQLALINAHPELAGKAAVRGELTAESTREQSGAGLAQCTQEEFDKLRALNQAYREKFGFPFILAVRGYDRHGIIANFESRVNNSRADEMRASLDQIYRIARLRLDELIGA; encoded by the coding sequence ATGAAGGCGATGCAATACACCCTGGACCAACTCAACCGCATTTCGACCGACGCGTTCGTCGCGGCGCTGTCGGGCATCTTCGAGCACTCGCCGTGGGTCGCGGAGATCGCGGCACAGCAGCGGCCGTTCGCGAGCATCGACGAACTGCATCGCACGATGTCGCGGATCGTCGAGACGTCGGGCGACGACAAGCAGCTCGCGCTGATCAACGCGCACCCGGAGCTGGCCGGCAAGGCCGCGGTGCGCGGCGAGCTGACCGCCGAATCGACGCGCGAGCAAAGCGGCGCGGGCCTCGCGCAATGCACGCAGGAAGAGTTCGACAAGCTGCGTGCGCTCAATCAGGCGTACCGCGAGAAATTCGGTTTTCCGTTCATTCTCGCGGTGCGCGGCTACGACCGCCACGGCATCATCGCGAACTTCGAATCCCGCGTGAACAACAGCCGCGCCGACGAAATGCGCGCGAGCCTCGATCAGATCTACCGCATTGCACGTTTGCGGCTCGACGAGCTGATCGGCGCGTGA
- the puuE gene encoding allantoinase PuuE translates to MPLDPNYPRDLIGYGRHPVHANWPGRARIAVQFVLNYEEGGENCVLHGDPASEQFLSEIVGAAAYPARHMSMESIYEYGSRAGVWRILREFERRDLPLTVFGVGMAIERHPEVAQAFVELGHEIACHGYRWIHYQDMSPEQEAQHMRLGMEAIERVTGVRPLGWYTGRDSPNTHRLVAEHGGFLYDSDYYGDDLPFWMDVEVAGGKTVPQLIVPYTLDTNDMRFATPQGFNTAEHFFTYLRDAFDVLYEEGDEVPKMLSIGMHCRLLGRPGRFRALQRFLDHIEQHDRVWVSRRVDIARHWHETHPYPRDDREAAA, encoded by the coding sequence ATGCCACTCGACCCGAACTACCCACGCGATCTGATCGGCTACGGCCGCCACCCGGTGCACGCGAACTGGCCGGGGCGAGCGCGCATCGCAGTGCAATTCGTGCTGAATTACGAAGAGGGCGGCGAAAACTGCGTGCTGCACGGCGATCCCGCTTCCGAGCAGTTTCTCTCGGAGATCGTGGGCGCGGCGGCGTATCCGGCGCGCCACATGAGCATGGAGTCGATCTACGAATACGGCTCGCGCGCGGGCGTGTGGCGCATCCTGCGCGAGTTCGAAAGGCGCGATCTGCCGCTGACGGTCTTCGGCGTCGGCATGGCGATCGAACGGCATCCGGAAGTTGCGCAGGCGTTCGTCGAACTGGGACATGAGATCGCGTGCCACGGCTATCGCTGGATTCACTATCAGGACATGTCGCCGGAGCAGGAAGCGCAGCACATGCGGCTCGGCATGGAGGCGATCGAGCGCGTGACCGGCGTGCGGCCGCTCGGCTGGTACACCGGCCGCGACAGTCCGAACACCCATCGGCTGGTCGCCGAACACGGCGGCTTCCTGTACGACTCCGATTACTACGGCGACGACCTGCCGTTCTGGATGGACGTCGAGGTAGCGGGCGGCAAGACCGTGCCGCAACTGATCGTGCCGTACACGCTCGACACCAACGACATGCGCTTCGCGACCCCGCAAGGCTTCAACACCGCGGAGCACTTCTTCACCTACCTGCGCGACGCATTCGACGTGCTGTACGAAGAGGGCGACGAGGTGCCGAAGATGCTGTCGATCGGCATGCACTGCCGGCTGCTCGGGCGGCCGGGGCGTTTTCGGGCGCTACAGCGCTTTCTCGATCACATCGAACAGCACGATCGGGTATGGGTGTCGCGGCGCGTCGATATCGCGCGGCACTGGCACGAAACACATCCTTACCCGCGAGACGACCGCGAGGCAGCGGCATGA
- a CDS encoding aspartate/glutamate racemase family protein, whose amino-acid sequence MRIKLINPNTTRRMTEAMGRCAREVAAPGTDVIAVNPTMGPPSIEGYYDEALATPGLLAEVAAGEREGCDGYVIACFGDPGLYAARELARGPVIGIAEAAMHAASVLAPGFSVVTTLARTCGMAWHLAERYGMKRFCRNVRATDVAVLDLDKPGSAARRIILDECRRALAEDGSDAIVLGCAGMAELCAEIEDALGAPVIEGVTAAVKWTEALVALRLATAKRGDYARPLAKRYDGALASFSPGPLRVNADPADSHIHPL is encoded by the coding sequence ATGCGTATCAAACTGATCAATCCGAACACGACACGCCGCATGACCGAGGCGATGGGGCGCTGCGCGCGCGAGGTCGCCGCGCCCGGCACCGACGTGATCGCCGTCAATCCGACGATGGGCCCGCCGTCGATCGAAGGCTATTACGACGAGGCGCTCGCCACGCCCGGTCTGCTTGCCGAAGTGGCGGCCGGCGAGCGCGAAGGCTGCGACGGCTACGTGATCGCGTGTTTCGGCGACCCCGGTTTGTATGCGGCGCGCGAGCTTGCGCGTGGTCCGGTGATCGGCATCGCCGAGGCGGCGATGCACGCGGCGAGCGTGCTTGCGCCGGGCTTTTCGGTCGTGACGACGCTCGCGCGCACCTGCGGCATGGCCTGGCATCTGGCCGAGCGCTACGGCATGAAGCGCTTTTGCCGCAACGTGCGGGCGACCGACGTCGCCGTGCTCGATCTGGACAAGCCGGGCTCGGCGGCGCGCCGCATCATCCTCGACGAATGCCGGCGCGCGCTCGCCGAGGACGGCTCGGACGCGATCGTGCTCGGTTGCGCGGGCATGGCCGAGCTGTGCGCGGAGATCGAGGACGCGCTCGGCGCGCCGGTGATCGAGGGCGTGACGGCGGCTGTCAAATGGACCGAGGCGCTGGTGGCGCTGCGTCTCGCGACGGCCAAGCGCGGCGACTACGCGCGCCCGCTCGCGAAGCGCTACGACGGCGCGCTCGCGTCGTTCAGCCCGGGTCCGCTGCGGGTAAACGCCGACCCGGCGGACTCGCACATACACCCGCTCTAA
- a CDS encoding NCS1 family nucleobase:cation symporter-1, translating into MAQFSAAPGSHPISNYPDGTADTDPSMPAGYSERLYNEDLAPLRAQSWSAYNIFAFWMSDVHSVGGYVFAGSLFALGLTSWQVLVSLLIGITLVNVLCNLIAKPSQLNGVPYPVACRATFGVLGANVPAVIRGLIAVAWYGIQTYLASSALVIVVLKFVPQLLPYADVHRHGLFGLSTLGWAGFMLLWVLQALVFWHGMETIKKFIDFAGPAVYVVMFILAGYMVYRAGWRNIGINLGGVKYHGMEVVPVMITAISLVVSYFSGPMLNFGDFSRYGRSFRSVKRGNFWGLPVNFLAFSLVTVITTAATLPVFGELITDPVETVGRIDYPMAVILGALTFTIATIGINIVANFVSPAFDFSNVAPRLISWRAGGMLAAVASVFITPWNLFNNPAVIHYTLDVLGSFIGPLYGVLVVDFYLVKRQKIVLDDLYTVAPSGSYWYRNGVNYRAVAALLPAALIAVICVMVPGLDGCANFSWFIGAGLGALFYRMLAR; encoded by the coding sequence ATGGCTCAGTTCAGCGCAGCGCCAGGCAGTCACCCCATCTCCAACTATCCGGACGGCACGGCCGACACCGATCCGTCCATGCCGGCCGGCTACAGCGAGCGGCTCTATAACGAGGACCTCGCGCCGCTACGCGCGCAAAGCTGGAGCGCGTACAACATCTTCGCATTCTGGATGTCGGACGTGCACAGCGTCGGCGGCTACGTATTCGCGGGGAGTCTGTTCGCGCTCGGCCTGACGAGCTGGCAGGTGCTGGTGTCGTTGCTGATCGGCATCACGCTCGTGAACGTGCTATGCAACCTGATCGCGAAGCCGAGCCAGCTGAACGGCGTGCCGTACCCGGTCGCGTGCCGCGCGACCTTCGGGGTGCTCGGCGCGAATGTTCCGGCGGTGATTCGTGGCCTGATCGCAGTCGCGTGGTACGGCATCCAGACCTATCTCGCGTCGAGCGCGCTGGTGATCGTCGTGCTGAAGTTCGTGCCGCAACTGCTGCCGTATGCGGACGTGCATCGTCATGGTCTGTTCGGTCTGTCGACGCTCGGCTGGGCCGGCTTCATGCTGCTGTGGGTACTGCAGGCGCTGGTGTTCTGGCACGGCATGGAGACCATCAAGAAGTTCATCGACTTCGCCGGGCCGGCCGTGTACGTCGTGATGTTCATTCTCGCCGGCTATATGGTGTACCGCGCGGGTTGGCGCAACATCGGCATCAACCTCGGTGGCGTCAAATATCACGGCATGGAGGTGGTGCCGGTGATGATCACGGCGATCTCGCTGGTGGTGTCGTACTTCTCCGGACCGATGCTCAATTTCGGTGACTTCTCGCGCTACGGCAGGAGCTTTCGCAGCGTCAAGCGCGGCAACTTCTGGGGCCTGCCGGTCAACTTCCTCGCGTTCTCGCTCGTCACGGTGATCACGACCGCGGCCACGCTGCCGGTGTTCGGCGAGCTGATCACGGACCCGGTCGAGACGGTGGGACGCATCGACTATCCGATGGCGGTGATTCTCGGCGCGCTGACCTTCACGATCGCCACGATCGGCATCAACATCGTCGCGAACTTCGTGTCGCCGGCGTTCGACTTCTCGAACGTCGCGCCGCGCCTGATCAGCTGGCGCGCGGGCGGGATGCTTGCGGCGGTCGCGTCGGTGTTCATCACGCCGTGGAACCTGTTCAACAATCCGGCCGTGATCCACTACACGCTCGATGTGCTCGGCAGCTTCATCGGACCTTTGTACGGCGTGCTGGTCGTCGATTTCTACCTCGTCAAGCGTCAGAAGATCGTGCTCGACGATCTGTACACGGTCGCGCCGAGCGGTTCCTACTGGTATCGCAATGGCGTCAACTATCGCGCGGTGGCCGCGCTGTTGCCGGCCGCGCTGATCGCGGTGATCTGCGTGATGGTGCCGGGGCTCGACGGCTGCGCGAATTTCTCATGGTTCATCGGCGCGGGACTTGGCGCGCTGTTTTACCGGATGCTCGCACGCTGA
- a CDS encoding GntR family transcriptional regulator — MSDTESVANSSKPEAIAERIRAAILEHRLAPGAKLTEAQLCEVFGAKRGPIRQALSQLAGERLVDLEPNRGAFVASPSLQEVHEVFEMRRIIELAVVEKICSGHGMRRLKHIGGRIGRERKAFETRDFPAWIRLSGEFHTELANLTGNSVLCDCLNGLVARSTLISALYESLGRSPCSFEDHEAILAALDAGDAKQAAALMARHLQSVELKMLERPARGAADLREVFGALTSTHAST, encoded by the coding sequence ATGTCCGACACCGAATCCGTCGCGAATAGTTCGAAGCCCGAAGCAATCGCCGAGCGCATCCGCGCGGCGATCCTTGAGCATCGGCTGGCACCCGGCGCGAAGCTCACCGAAGCTCAGCTATGCGAAGTATTCGGTGCGAAGCGCGGCCCGATCCGGCAAGCGCTCTCACAGCTGGCGGGTGAGCGCCTCGTCGATCTCGAACCGAATCGCGGCGCGTTCGTCGCGAGTCCGTCGTTGCAGGAGGTGCACGAGGTGTTCGAAATGCGCCGCATCATCGAGCTGGCCGTCGTCGAAAAGATCTGTAGCGGACACGGCATGCGGCGCCTGAAGCACATCGGCGGCAGGATCGGCCGGGAACGCAAGGCCTTCGAAACACGGGATTTTCCGGCATGGATCCGCTTGTCGGGCGAGTTTCATACGGAGCTCGCGAACCTCACCGGCAATTCGGTGTTGTGTGATTGTCTGAACGGACTGGTCGCGCGTTCCACGCTGATTTCCGCGCTGTACGAGTCGCTTGGACGCAGCCCGTGCTCGTTCGAGGACCACGAAGCGATTCTCGCTGCGCTCGACGCCGGCGATGCGAAGCAGGCGGCCGCGCTGATGGCGCGGCATCTGCAAAGCGTCGAGTTGAAGATGCTGGAACGCCCCGCGCGCGGGGCAGCGGATCTGCGTGAAGTATTCGGCGCGCTCACGTCGACACACGCATCCACGTAG
- the ldcA gene encoding muramoyltetrapeptide carboxypeptidase, whose protein sequence is MTAHRTIELIAPSGYPHDPEVLHRALHRLRAQGHRVDGEEAAKRRYQRFAGTDGERAADLNRLADPARELPDVVLAVRGGYGAVRILHGLDYEGLQRRLADQPIALVGHSDFTAIQLALLARAGVKTFGGPMLMSDFGAEELSEFTMQHFWSALTQPTITIASTTPQAQNVDVTGTLWGGNLAVVASLVGTPYMPPVQGGILFVEDVNEQPFRIERMIYQLHLGGILAQQNALVLGDFSGGKRYDYDNGYDLHAMVEQVRSLIGIPVVTGLQFGHVRNMLTLPVGADAHLVADAHGFRLTASGYPNLG, encoded by the coding sequence ATGACCGCTCATCGCACCATCGAACTGATTGCGCCATCCGGCTACCCGCACGATCCGGAGGTGCTGCATCGCGCGTTGCATCGGCTGCGTGCGCAGGGGCATCGTGTCGACGGCGAGGAGGCCGCGAAGCGTCGCTACCAGCGCTTCGCCGGCACCGACGGCGAGCGCGCGGCCGATCTGAACCGGCTCGCCGATCCAGCTCGCGAGTTGCCCGATGTCGTGCTGGCCGTGCGCGGCGGCTACGGTGCCGTGCGGATCCTGCATGGTCTCGACTACGAAGGGCTGCAGCGGCGGCTTGCCGATCAGCCGATCGCGCTGGTCGGTCACAGCGACTTCACCGCGATCCAATTGGCGTTGCTCGCGCGCGCCGGCGTGAAGACCTTCGGCGGGCCGATGCTGATGAGCGATTTCGGCGCCGAGGAGCTCAGCGAGTTCACGATGCAGCACTTCTGGTCGGCGCTGACGCAGCCGACCATCACCATCGCGAGCACCACGCCGCAAGCGCAGAACGTCGACGTAACGGGCACGCTGTGGGGCGGCAATCTCGCGGTGGTGGCGTCGCTGGTCGGCACGCCGTATATGCCGCCGGTACAGGGCGGCATCCTGTTCGTCGAGGACGTCAACGAGCAGCCGTTTCGCATCGAGCGGATGATCTATCAACTGCATCTGGGCGGCATCCTCGCGCAGCAGAACGCGCTCGTGCTCGGTGACTTCTCGGGCGGCAAGCGTTACGACTACGACAACGGCTATGACCTGCATGCAATGGTCGAGCAGGTGCGTTCGCTGATCGGCATTCCGGTCGTGACGGGGCTGCAGTTCGGGCACGTCCGCAACATGCTGACGCTGCCGGTCGGCGCGGACGCACATCTGGTCGCGGACGCACATGGTTTCAGGCTGACCGCGTCGGGCTATCCCAACCTCGGGTGA
- the tadA gene encoding tRNA adenosine(34) deaminase TadA: MASHAPESSVISARDLHFMALAQAAAEEARAAGEVPVGAVLVRGDEVIATGFNHPIGAHDPSAHAEMVALRAAAQSLANYRLPGCELYVTLEPCLMCAGAIMHARIARVVFGARDPKTGACGSVVDAFANPQLNHHTTVSGGVLEAECGAALSSFFAERRRASRETRAEAAKTAIGTGDNIATPPGSEPPPTTPL; encoded by the coding sequence ATGGCCTCCCACGCTCCCGAGTCTTCCGTTATTTCGGCACGCGACCTGCACTTCATGGCGCTCGCTCAGGCCGCCGCCGAAGAAGCGCGCGCAGCCGGCGAAGTGCCCGTTGGGGCGGTGCTCGTGCGCGGCGACGAAGTCATCGCCACGGGCTTCAATCATCCGATCGGCGCGCACGATCCGTCCGCGCACGCCGAAATGGTGGCGCTGCGCGCCGCCGCGCAATCGCTCGCCAACTACCGTCTGCCGGGCTGCGAACTCTATGTGACGCTCGAACCCTGCCTGATGTGCGCCGGCGCGATCATGCACGCGCGCATTGCACGCGTTGTATTCGGCGCGCGCGACCCGAAAACCGGCGCGTGTGGCAGCGTCGTCGATGCGTTCGCGAATCCTCAACTGAACCATCACACGACGGTCAGCGGCGGCGTCCTCGAAGCCGAATGCGGTGCGGCGCTCAGCTCGTTTTTCGCCGAGCGGCGTCGCGCGAGCCGCGAAACGCGCGCCGAGGCGGCAAAAACGGCCATCGGCACTGGCGATAACATCGCCACGCCCCCTGGCAGCGAACCGCCCCCAACCACGCCGCTCTAA
- a CDS encoding DnaJ family domain-containing protein — protein sequence MKLLDALVEQRIAAAAARGEFDDLPGAGAPLSLDDDALVPQEVRVANRILKNAGFVPPAVEQLRALRDLQTELNAVSDQATRCRLQARMLALHMALESLRGGPMVLPREYCRRIAERLSERVGDVNVAGAGSQ from the coding sequence ATGAAATTGCTTGATGCGCTTGTCGAACAGCGTATTGCCGCCGCCGCCGCGCGCGGAGAGTTCGACGACTTGCCGGGTGCGGGCGCGCCGCTGTCGCTCGACGACGATGCACTGGTGCCGCAAGAGGTGCGCGTCGCTAACCGGATTCTGAAAAACGCGGGCTTCGTGCCGCCCGCCGTCGAGCAGCTTCGCGCATTGCGCGACCTGCAAACGGAGCTGAATGCCGTGAGCGATCAGGCGACCCGTTGCCGTCTCCAGGCGCGCATGCTGGCGCTGCATATGGCGCTCGAATCGCTGCGCGGCGGCCCGATGGTCCTGCCGCGCGAATATTGCCGGCGCATCGCGGAACGTCTGTCGGAGCGCGTCGGCGATGTCAATGTGGCCGGCGCGGGTTCGCAGTGA
- a CDS encoding 2'-5' RNA ligase family protein yields MPEQLWLPGLEAPPPPTDGLFFAVYPDASTAAAIAKFAQQLCAEAGVRSGVRSKPLAANRLHVTLRHLGNFAGGLPANVVEAAKRAAAAVSMAPFTVEFDAVASFAKRPRLGPAVLVGEDGVRGLQSLHDALEARLRDDGIAPGERFTPHVTLAYGMPWSERRAAEPACWNVREFALIHSLLGRTRHIVLARWSLVGQS; encoded by the coding sequence ATGCCAGAACAACTGTGGTTGCCCGGGCTCGAGGCGCCGCCTCCGCCCACTGACGGGCTCTTTTTCGCGGTGTATCCCGACGCCAGCACCGCGGCTGCTATCGCGAAGTTCGCGCAGCAGCTTTGTGCGGAGGCAGGCGTGCGCAGCGGCGTGCGCAGCAAACCGCTCGCGGCCAACCGCTTGCACGTGACGCTGAGGCATCTGGGCAATTTTGCGGGAGGCTTGCCGGCGAATGTGGTCGAGGCCGCGAAGCGGGCTGCGGCGGCGGTCAGCATGGCGCCGTTTACGGTCGAATTCGACGCGGTCGCCAGCTTTGCGAAAAGGCCGCGGCTCGGGCCGGCGGTGCTGGTCGGCGAGGATGGCGTGCGCGGACTGCAGTCGCTTCATGATGCGCTCGAAGCGCGGTTACGGGACGACGGCATTGCGCCTGGCGAACGTTTTACGCCGCACGTCACGCTGGCGTACGGGATGCCGTGGAGCGAACGTCGTGCGGCCGAGCCGGCGTGCTGGAATGTGCGCGAGTTTGCGCTGATCCACAGCCTGCTCGGACGAACCAGACATATCGTCCTCGCGCGGTGGTCGTTGGTGGGGCAGAGCTGA
- a CDS encoding aldo/keto reductase: protein MTIDNLKTPTVALGTWAWGDSGETGNGYFGSQLTQAGLEEIAEKAHAAGFILWDTAPVYGMGRSETVLGEVLKRYARSDYQLSTKFTPQAAGTSDDPVADMLEQSVTRLGTDYIDLYWIHNSADVARWTPHLIPLLKSGKVRHVGVSNHNLSEIEFADQILGEAGFRLEAIQNHYSLLYRSSEDAGILHYCRSHGIPFFAYMVLEQGALTGKYGPENPLPEGSNRAETYNGMLPRLKALTDKLALIGQKQGAAAADVATAWAIAKGVTPIIGVTRPNHIDGLGRATSMTLASDDIAELEALADAANVNTRGWWEQEL, encoded by the coding sequence ATGACAATCGATAATCTGAAGACCCCCACGGTCGCACTGGGCACCTGGGCCTGGGGCGACAGCGGCGAGACTGGCAACGGCTACTTCGGCAGCCAGTTGACTCAGGCTGGCCTGGAAGAGATCGCCGAGAAGGCACATGCGGCCGGGTTCATCCTGTGGGACACCGCCCCGGTGTACGGCATGGGCCGTTCCGAAACCGTACTCGGGGAAGTACTGAAGCGCTACGCCCGCAGCGACTACCAGCTCTCCACGAAGTTCACCCCGCAGGCTGCGGGAACCAGCGACGATCCGGTGGCGGACATGCTGGAGCAGAGCGTGACGCGCCTCGGTACCGATTACATCGACCTCTACTGGATTCACAATTCCGCCGATGTGGCGCGATGGACGCCGCACCTGATCCCGTTGCTGAAGAGCGGGAAGGTCAGACATGTCGGTGTCTCGAATCACAACCTGAGCGAAATCGAATTCGCCGACCAGATTCTCGGCGAAGCCGGGTTCCGGCTCGAAGCCATCCAGAACCACTACAGCCTGCTCTACCGCAGCTCTGAGGATGCCGGCATTCTCCACTACTGCCGCAGCCACGGTATCCCGTTCTTCGCGTATATGGTGCTCGAGCAGGGCGCCTTGACCGGCAAGTACGGTCCGGAGAATCCGCTGCCCGAAGGCAGCAACCGGGCGGAGACTTACAATGGCATGCTGCCTCGGTTGAAGGCGCTGACGGACAAACTCGCCTTGATCGGCCAGAAGCAGGGTGCAGCAGCTGCCGATGTCGCGACGGCTTGGGCTATCGCCAAGGGAGTGACGCCGATCATTGGCGTCACCAGGCCCAACCACATCGATGGTCTGGGCCGGGCCACCAGCATGACGCTCGCCAGCGACGACATTGCAGAGCTGGAGGCTCTCGCCGACGCGGCTAACGTGAACACCCGCGGCTGGTGGGAACAAGAGTTGTGA
- a CDS encoding AraC family transcriptional regulator, producing the protein MKTLTEIASVIARHVSKDGFQATPIERVTLVRSSTVTMPMPNVFRPQLCLVAQGHKEVTLGDRAFRYAPGRYGVVTYDLPVIGHVVEATPNKPYLCLYLDFDPVMLGELALRVPPPPGAPSPPVAKTVSDAGAALLDAALRLLRLLDDPAALPVLAPLAEQEILYRLLAGPDGARMRHITFSQGRVARVGRAIAWIGKNFRERFSIERLAAEVGMSPSSLHEHFRAVTAMTPLQFQKQLRLQDARSLMLVQDIDVTTAALRVGYESPSQFSREYRRHFGEPPARDIARLRASPGLAVVA; encoded by the coding sequence ATGAAAACATTGACCGAAATCGCTTCCGTGATTGCCCGGCACGTCTCGAAGGATGGCTTCCAGGCCACACCGATCGAACGCGTGACGCTGGTTCGATCCTCCACGGTGACGATGCCGATGCCGAACGTTTTCCGGCCGCAACTGTGCCTCGTCGCGCAGGGGCACAAGGAGGTCACACTGGGCGACCGCGCGTTCAGATACGCACCGGGGCGCTATGGAGTCGTGACCTACGACCTGCCGGTGATAGGCCATGTGGTCGAGGCGACGCCTAATAAACCCTATCTCTGCCTGTACCTCGATTTCGATCCGGTCATGCTGGGAGAGTTGGCGTTGCGCGTGCCGCCACCGCCGGGAGCGCCATCCCCGCCTGTGGCCAAGACAGTGTCCGATGCCGGCGCCGCTCTACTCGACGCGGCGCTACGCCTGCTGCGCCTGCTCGACGATCCGGCAGCGCTGCCCGTGCTCGCGCCGCTTGCGGAGCAGGAAATTCTCTATCGCCTGCTCGCCGGCCCGGACGGCGCCAGGATGCGCCACATCACCTTCAGCCAGGGTCGGGTGGCCCGAGTCGGCCGCGCCATCGCCTGGATCGGGAAGAATTTTCGGGAACGGTTCAGCATCGAGCGGCTTGCCGCGGAAGTAGGCATGAGTCCGTCGAGCCTGCACGAGCATTTTCGCGCTGTGACGGCGATGACGCCGCTGCAATTCCAGAAGCAGCTCAGACTGCAGGACGCGCGCAGCCTGATGCTGGTCCAGGACATCGACGTCACGACCGCCGCCCTCCGCGTGGGTTACGAGAGCCCGTCGCAGTTCAGTCGCGAATATCGCCGCCACTTCGGAGAACCGCCGGCGCGCGACATAGCCCGCTTGCGCGCTTCGCCGGGCTTGGCAGTGGTCGCTTGA